One Setaria viridis chromosome 5, Setaria_viridis_v4.0, whole genome shotgun sequence genomic region harbors:
- the LOC117858331 gene encoding transcription factor TIP2: protein MYHPQCELLMAHETRDLDAGQPHLTASAGVATIPSELSFHLLHSLDAAAAVAPQPTIDYFFGGAADPHQPAVQYEPLAAGHQHTMNMLRDYCNGHYTAAAEPFLRGARTGALVFGATDDESAAYMPMPFESSPPPRATSGRKRSRALLGGGFHGGPAGGVEKKEKQRRQRLTEKYNALMLLIPNRTKDDRATVISDAIEYIQELGRTVEELTLLVEKKRRRMELQGDVVDAAPAVAVAAAAAGEAESSEGEVAPPPPAVQRQPIRSTYIQRRSKDTSVDVRIVEEDVNIKLTKRRRDGCLAAASRALDDLRLELVHLSGGKIGDCHIYMFNTKIHPSSPVFASAVASRLMEVVDDY, encoded by the exons ATGTATCACCCTCAGTGCGAGCTCCTGATGGCGCACGAGACCCGGGACCTGGACGCCGGCCAGCCGCACctcaccgcctccgccggcgtcgCGACCATCCCATCGGAGCTCAGCTTCCACCTGCTCCACTCcctcgacgccgcggcggcggtcgcgccGCAGCCCACCATCGACTACTtcttcggcggcgcggcggacccTCACCAGCCGGCGGTGCAGTACGAGCcgctggccgccggccaccagcacACCATGAACATGCTGCGCGACTACTGCAATGGCCActacaccgccgccgccgagccgttCCTCCGCGGGGCAAGGACCGGTGCCCTCGTCTTCGGCGCCACCGACGACGAGTCGGCTGCCTACATGCCCATGCCCTTCGAGAGCTCCCCGCCGCCACGGGCCACCAGCGGCAGGAAGCGGAGCAGGGCGCTGCTGGGCGGCGGCTTCCATGGTGGGCCAGCCGGTGGTGTcgagaagaaggagaagcagCGCCGGCAGCGGCTCACCGAGAAGTACAACGCCCTTATGCTCCTCATCCCCAACCGCACAAAG GATGATAGGGCGACGGTGATCTCGGACGCGATTGAGTACATCCAGGAgctggggaggacggtggaggAGCTGACTCTGCtggtggagaagaagcggcgcCGGATGGAGCTGCAGGGGGACGTGGtcgacgcggcgccggcggttgcggtggctgcggcggcggccggtgaggcCGAGAGCTCGGAGGGcgaggtggcgccgccgccgccggccgtgcagCGGCAGCCGATCCGGAGCACGTACATCCAGCGGCGGAGCAAGGACACGTCCGTGGACGTGCGGATCGTGGAGGAAGATGTGAACATCAAGCTCACCAAGCGCCGGCGCGACGggtgcctcgccgccgcgtcgcgcgCGCTGGACGACCTCCGCCTTGAACTCGTCCACCTCTCCGGCGGCAAGATCGGCGACTGCCACATCTACATGTTCAACACCAAG ATTCACCCGAGCTCTCCGGTGTTTGCGAGTGCAGTGGCCAGTAGGCTGATGGAAGTGGTGGACGATTACTAG
- the LOC117858345 gene encoding G-type lectin S-receptor-like serine/threonine-protein kinase At2g19130, protein MSLNSSLFFWYFYLCCKFFVPWRCSLSDVLAYKKFRAIYVTSKPGLMRTSHLFSSAQMRWQPTSSRVHLKTPPRLQSSKPPSMSLAAVAIAMALVAYCCTAGHPGAGEAADTVSARRPLRGNDTVVSAQGKFELGLFSPGSSGRYYLGIWYKNVPVQTAIWVGNRESPLSDVASAELRVSSDSGNLELVWRSQSSASPAVVWWTNLSSSSVSSSPGSNIAVMRDNGNLVLLDGGNSSNVLWQSFDHPTDTLVPEGWLGENKLTGEYQALTSWRNAEDPAPGMFTDTVDRNGSSEFFFLWKGSRVYWRSGVWTGRVFANLPEAVNNVLFNQTYIETPAYRRVTSVLYDNATITRMVLDLTGQTKQYIWVAESQSWQFFWAAPTVQCDVYALCGAFGICNQRTQPPCQCPPGFAPATERDWGLKDWSGGCHRSAPLRCGGNGSTDGFLELPDMKLPDDSFSVSAQSRAECESACLKNCSCQAYTFSSGGGCAVWHDGFQNLEQLYGDAGGSSSSLYLRLSESELQHLRGVKGKNRRLLWLVLGIVLACLAALGASALVVWMLLSRRKRLEKMDNQKGSSLHVYSYRELRAATKNFSERLGGGGFGTVYRGVVNGHTEVAVKKLEGLRQGDKQFRTEVNTLGLIQHVNLVRLVGFCSSGDEKMLVYDYMPNGSLDSYLFGSKPCPSWRDRYGIMLGIARGLAYLHEGCRECIIHCDIKPENILLDKDLCPKIADFGMAKLVGRDFSRVLTTMRGTIGYLAPEWISGLPISAKADVYSFGMVLFELISGLRNAEGYDGDGEAGQRRSTFFPVWAAARVVEGDTAAVADPRLRGDVGKGELERACRVACWCIQDQDEHRPTMAQVVQALEGVVDVYVPPVPRALQHLATLT, encoded by the coding sequence ATGTCGTTGAAttcttcactttttttttggtaTTTTTACCTCTGTTGCAAATTCTTTGTACCATGGCGCTGCTCCTTAAGTGACGTCCTTGCCTACAAGAAATTTCGAGCCATTTATGTGACGTCCAAACCAGGCCTGATGCGGACTAGCCATTTGTTCTCTAGCGCTCAGATGCGGTGGCAACCGACCTCATCAAGAGTCCACCTGAAAACCCCACCGCGCTTGCAATCTTCCAAGCCTCCAAGCATGTCACTGGCTGCTGTTGCCATCGCTATGGCCCTTGTCGCCTACTGCTGCACGGCAGGCCATCccggcgcgggggaggcggcggacaCCGtctcggcgcggcggccgctgcGGGGCAACGATACGGTGGTCTCGGCGCAGGGCAAGTTCGAGCTGGGCCTCTTCAGCCCCGGCAGCTCCGGCCGGTACTACCTCGGCATCTGGTACAAGAACGTCCCCGTGCAGACCGCCATCTGGGTCGGCAACCGTGAAAGTCCCCTGTCAGATGTTGCCTCGGCTGAGCTCCGGGTGTCCTCCGACAGCGGCAACCTCGAGCTCGTCTGGCGGAGCCAATCCTCTGCCTCGCCGGCCGTCGTGTGGTGGACCAACCTGTCGTCCTCGTCGGTGTCATCGTCGCCGGGGTCAAACATCGCGGTGATGCGTGACAATGGCAATCTGGTTCTCCTCGACGGGGGCAACTCCTCCAACGtgctgtggcagagcttcgaCCACCCAACGGACACGCTGGTGCCGGAGGGGTGGCTCGGGGAGAACAAGCTCACCGGCGAGTACCAGGCGCTGACGTCGTGGCGCAACGCCGAGGACCCCGCGCCGGGGATGTTCACGGACACGGTGGACCGCAACGGCAGCAGCgagttcttcttcctctggaaAGGCTCCCGCGTGTACTGGCGCAGCGGCGTCTGGACAGGGCGCGTCTTCGCCAATCTACCGGAGGCCGTCAACAACGTGCTCTTCAACCAGACGTACATCGAGACGCCGGCGTACCGGCGCGTCACCAGCGTGCTCTACGACAACGCGACGATCACGCGCATGGTTCTCGACCTCACGGGCCAGACGAAGCAGTACATCTGGGTAGCCGAAAGCCAGAGCTGGCAGTTCTTCTGGGCCGCGCCCACCGTTCAGTGCGACGTCTACGCGCTCTGCGGCGCCTTTGGCATCTGCAACCAGAGGACCCAGCCGCCGTGTCAGTGCCCTCCCGGGTTCGCGCCCGCGACGGAGCGGGACTGGGGCCTCAAAGACTGGAGCGGCGGGTGCCACCGGAGCGCGCCGCTCCGGTGCGGAGGCAACGGGTCAACGGACGGATTCCTGGAACTTCCGGACATGAAGCTCCCGGACGACTCGTTCTCTGTGAGCGCccagagcagagcagagtgTGAGTCGGCTTGCTTAAAGAACTGCTCCTGCCAGGCTTACACATTCTCCAGCGGTGGTGGCTGTGCCGTCTGGCACGACGGCTTCCAAAACCTCGAGCAGTTGTATGGCGATGCCGGGGGTTCGTCGTCGAGCCTGTACCTCCGGTTGTCAGAATCTGAACTGCAACATCTGCGCGGCGTGAAGGGGAAGAACAGGCGCTTGCTGTGGCTCGTTCTTGGCATCGTTTTAGCTTGTCTTGCAGCATTGGGTGCATCGGCACTAGTAGTGTGGATGCTTCTATCTAGGAGGAAACGACTGGAGAAAATGGATAATCAGAAGGGCTCCTCCTTGCATGTTTACAGCTACAGGGAGCTCCGCGCCGCCACGAAGAACTTCTCCGAGCGGCTGGGTGGCGGAGGCTTCGGCACGGTGTACCGCGGCGTTGTGAACGGGCACACCGAAGTGGCTGTCAAGAAACTAGAGGGCCTTCGGCAGGGCGACAAGCAGTTCCGGACGGAGGTGAACACTTTGGGGCTCATCCAACACGTCAACCTCGTCCGGCTCGTCGGATTCTGCTCGTCCGGCGACGAGAAGATGCTCGTGTACGACTACATGCCCAACGGCTCACTGGACTCCTACCTCTTCGGGAGCAAACCGTGCCCGAGCTGGCGCGACCGCTACGGCATCATGCTCGGCATCGCTAGGGGGCTGGCCTACCTGCACGAGGGCTGCCGTGAGTGCATCATACACTGCGACATCAAACCGGAGAACATTCTGCTAGACAAGGACTTGTGCCCGAAGATCGCTGACTTCGGGATGGCGAAGCTGGTGGGGAGGGACTTCAGCCGGGTCTTGACGACGATGCGGGGCACCATAGGGTACCTCGCACCCGAGTGGATCTCCGGGCTGCCAATCAGCGCCAAGgccgacgtgtacagcttcgggaTGGTGCTCTTCGAGCTCATCTCAGGGCTCCGCAACGCCGAGGGTTACGACGGCGATGGTGAGGCAGGGCAGCGTCGGTCCACGTTCTTCCCGGTCTGGGCCGCAGCGCGGGTGGTGGAAGGGGACACGGCCGCCGTGGCGGACCCGAGGCTGCGCGGCGACGTGGGCAAGGGGGAGCTGGAGCGTGCCTGCCGGGTGGCGTGCTGGTGCATCCAGGATCAGGATGAGCACCGGCCGACCATGGCGCAGGTCGTGCAGGCGCTGGAGGGCGTCGTCGACGTCTACGTGCCGCCGGTGCCCCGGGCACTCCAGCACCTCGCGACACTGACATGA
- the LOC117855533 gene encoding S-adenosylmethionine synthase 3 isoform X1 has protein sequence MFALWGNSGRSKKMAELDTFLFTSESVNEGHPDKLCDQISDAVLDACLAEDPDSKVACETCTKTNMVMVFGEITTKANVDYEKIVRDTCRGIGFVSNDVGLDADHCKVLVNIEQQSPDIAQGVHGNFTKRPEDIGAGDQGHMFGYATDETPEMMPLSHVLATKLGARLTEVRKNGTCPWLRPDGKTQVTVEYHNDNGAMVPIRVHTVLISTQHDETVTNDEIAADLKEHVIKPVIPEQYLDEKTIFHLNPSGRFVIGGPHGDAGLTGRKIIIDTYGGWGAHGGGAFSGKDPTKVDRSGAYIARQAAKSIVANGLARRCIVQVSYAIGVPEPLSVFVDTYGTGKVPDKEILKIVLENFDFRPGMIIIHLDLKRGGNGRYLKTAAYGHFGRDDPDFTWEVVKPLKWETPSA, from the exons ATGTTTGCCTTGTGGGGGAATTCTGGAAG GTCAAAGAAGATGGCTGAACTTGACACATTCCTTTTCACATCCGAGTCCGTCAATGAGGGACACCCTGATAAGCTCTGTGACCAGATATCTGATGCAGTGCTTGATGCATGCCTAGCTGAGGACCCTGACAGCAAGGTTGCTTGTGAGACCTGCACTAAGACCAACATGGTCATGGTCTTTGGTGAGATCACTACCAAAGCCAATGTTGACTATGAGAAGATTGTCAGAGATACTTGCCGTGGTATCGGTTTTGTGTCCAATGATGTAGGGCTCGATGCTGATCACTGCAAGGTGCTTGTCAACATTGAGCAGCAGTCACCTGACATTGCACAGGGTGTCCATGGCAACTTCACCAAGCGCCCTGAGGATATTGGTGCTGGTGACCAGGGGCACATGTTTGGATATGCTACTGATGAGACCCCTGAAATGATGCCCCTCAGCCATGTTCTTGCAACCAAGCTTGGTGCTCGTCTCACTGAGGTCCGCAAGAACGGGACCTGCCCGTGGTTGAGGCCTGATGGGAAGACCCAGGTGACTGTTGAGTACCACAACGACAATGGGGCCATGGTCCCTATTCGTGTCCACACTGTGCTCATCTCCACCCAACATGATGAGACTGTGACCAATGATGAAATCGCTGCTGATCTGAAGGAGCATGTCATTAAGCCTGTCATCCCTGAGCAGTACCTTGATGAGAAGACCATTTTCCATCTCAACCCATCTGGTCGCTTTGTCATTGGTGGACCTCATGGTGACGCCGGCCTCACTGGCAGGAAGATCATTATTGACACTTATGGTGGCTGGGGTGCCCATGGTGGTGGCGCTTTCTCTGGCAAGGACCCAACCAAGGTCGACCGCAGTGGAGCCTATATTGCAAGGCAAGCGGCCAAGAGCATTGTGGCTAATGGCCTTGCCCGCCGCTGCATTGTCCAGGTCTCATATGCCATTGGCGTGCCTGAGCCGCTCTCAGTGTTTGTTGACACATATGGCACAGGCAAGGTACCCGACAAAGAGATCCTGAAAATTGTGCTGGAGAATTTTGACTTTAGGCCAGGGATGATCATCATCCACCTTGACCTGAAGAGAGGTGGAAATGGACGCTACCTTAAGACGGCGGCGTACGGGCACTTTGGCAGGGACGACCCGGACTTCACCTGGGAGGTGGTGAAGCCCCTCAAGTGGGAGACGCCTTCAGCCTGA
- the LOC117855533 gene encoding S-adenosylmethionine synthase 3 isoform X2 translates to MAELDTFLFTSESVNEGHPDKLCDQISDAVLDACLAEDPDSKVACETCTKTNMVMVFGEITTKANVDYEKIVRDTCRGIGFVSNDVGLDADHCKVLVNIEQQSPDIAQGVHGNFTKRPEDIGAGDQGHMFGYATDETPEMMPLSHVLATKLGARLTEVRKNGTCPWLRPDGKTQVTVEYHNDNGAMVPIRVHTVLISTQHDETVTNDEIAADLKEHVIKPVIPEQYLDEKTIFHLNPSGRFVIGGPHGDAGLTGRKIIIDTYGGWGAHGGGAFSGKDPTKVDRSGAYIARQAAKSIVANGLARRCIVQVSYAIGVPEPLSVFVDTYGTGKVPDKEILKIVLENFDFRPGMIIIHLDLKRGGNGRYLKTAAYGHFGRDDPDFTWEVVKPLKWETPSA, encoded by the coding sequence ATGGCTGAACTTGACACATTCCTTTTCACATCCGAGTCCGTCAATGAGGGACACCCTGATAAGCTCTGTGACCAGATATCTGATGCAGTGCTTGATGCATGCCTAGCTGAGGACCCTGACAGCAAGGTTGCTTGTGAGACCTGCACTAAGACCAACATGGTCATGGTCTTTGGTGAGATCACTACCAAAGCCAATGTTGACTATGAGAAGATTGTCAGAGATACTTGCCGTGGTATCGGTTTTGTGTCCAATGATGTAGGGCTCGATGCTGATCACTGCAAGGTGCTTGTCAACATTGAGCAGCAGTCACCTGACATTGCACAGGGTGTCCATGGCAACTTCACCAAGCGCCCTGAGGATATTGGTGCTGGTGACCAGGGGCACATGTTTGGATATGCTACTGATGAGACCCCTGAAATGATGCCCCTCAGCCATGTTCTTGCAACCAAGCTTGGTGCTCGTCTCACTGAGGTCCGCAAGAACGGGACCTGCCCGTGGTTGAGGCCTGATGGGAAGACCCAGGTGACTGTTGAGTACCACAACGACAATGGGGCCATGGTCCCTATTCGTGTCCACACTGTGCTCATCTCCACCCAACATGATGAGACTGTGACCAATGATGAAATCGCTGCTGATCTGAAGGAGCATGTCATTAAGCCTGTCATCCCTGAGCAGTACCTTGATGAGAAGACCATTTTCCATCTCAACCCATCTGGTCGCTTTGTCATTGGTGGACCTCATGGTGACGCCGGCCTCACTGGCAGGAAGATCATTATTGACACTTATGGTGGCTGGGGTGCCCATGGTGGTGGCGCTTTCTCTGGCAAGGACCCAACCAAGGTCGACCGCAGTGGAGCCTATATTGCAAGGCAAGCGGCCAAGAGCATTGTGGCTAATGGCCTTGCCCGCCGCTGCATTGTCCAGGTCTCATATGCCATTGGCGTGCCTGAGCCGCTCTCAGTGTTTGTTGACACATATGGCACAGGCAAGGTACCCGACAAAGAGATCCTGAAAATTGTGCTGGAGAATTTTGACTTTAGGCCAGGGATGATCATCATCCACCTTGACCTGAAGAGAGGTGGAAATGGACGCTACCTTAAGACGGCGGCGTACGGGCACTTTGGCAGGGACGACCCGGACTTCACCTGGGAGGTGGTGAAGCCCCTCAAGTGGGAGACGCCTTCAGCCTGA